ATTTAATACCACCGGCGGCATTAATTTCATCGATGGCAAGTTTGGCCCCATCGAGCTGAACAGGGCCTACGGGGGATGCCGCACCCGTGAGACCGAACATGAGCCCCAGCTTGACCATCTTGGGGGCCTTGTCAGCTGTTGCGCCCATAGGCAGGGCAAGGCACAGGGCCATGACCGCCGTCAAAACGATCCAATTCGAATTCGAACCATTAAACA
This portion of the bacterium genome encodes:
- a CDS encoding transporter substrate-binding protein → MKLFNGSNSNWIVLTAVMALCLALPMGATADKAPKMVKLGLMFGLTGAASPVGPVQLDGAKLAIDEINAAGGIK